The following coding sequences lie in one Salmo salar chromosome ssa13, Ssal_v3.1, whole genome shotgun sequence genomic window:
- the LOC106568008 gene encoding AT-rich interactive domain-containing protein 5B isoform X1 produces MEQNAIQWLGAPSCLRGSFAFYKSVSCGAGSAAQVWKLGEFYYVRCGPEEPVGIAEVMLLWEDQAQCHLLASSRLYFLPEDTPKGRTREHGEDEVLAVSKKIVVRVEDLVRWTCPEPQGWKGGSQKSSRNNGHHKPTPIITNGAPTPLKEKAESERLGVKVLSYPQYCRFRSLQRRIQDEVGLGLQNPHLLALGGIKVAQHNTQVLYCRDTFNHPTLDSNTSVWTQLGCTSLSLKGRPRKRRGRPEGQKAVEPPALNQSESWIERMKENVMGSVEMHCEEACLPHSDEQLFLDQLYCYMESCGSPISKVPNLGFKKIDLFVMYSVVKRLGGHERVTSQRLWKKVYNELGGSPGSTSAATCTRRHYERLMLPYEEHINGRGAELKLPASTGPIRGRGRRPLVKRTATPTPLPTISPDGVVVVKRGRGRPPGKKNQAKLLASKASPVVLSPPAKPSLDLGSQPLQDPSLQSLSVFQGLNLANMPLTPDLSPMSAPFLPLLPKMEREVKVANGDTLAPSPTLSPANLLSDLPRLHAGGSLGGFRPSKGLCPLDLFRSRLGLNSLDSPSLNTQDPASHQPSSFHLQAKAGSSDTPLPNGDQPHPQSHHQPHHQCLGCGLDEATQGGGSSSTSTREGRSSRPPLPPLRVLPLDLDCSLQVRQLMHTRLGLAQLHSFTKRLSEVLAQDLNGKPCLPITPPPEQALPLNLSKRSTTRRSASDTGSRMAAGDQENGDTTLPLAKRHRMESCEEAEDLSSPSRARAFLLELPCHTTSPDINSPPPPPPLCLTESGEGSGDTPLGEPGQDV; encoded by the exons tGGTTAGGTGCTCCCTCCTGCCTGCGTGGCTCATTTGCCTTCTATAAGTCAGTGAGCTGTGGGGCCGGGTCCGCTGCTCAGGTCTGGAAACTGGGGGAGTTCTACTATGTCCGCTGTGGACCTGAGGAACCTGTGGGCATTGCTGAG GTGATGTTACTGTGGGAGGACCAGGCCCAGTGCCATCTGCTGGCCAGCTCCAGACTGTACTTCCTCCCTGAGGATACTCCCAAAGGCAGAACCAGAGAGCATGGAGAG gATGAGGTGTTGGCTGTCTCTAAGAAGATAGTGGTGCGGGTGGAGGATCTGGTGAGGTGGACCTGTCCGGAACCTCAAGGGTGGAAAGGAGGCAGCCAGAAGTCCAGCAGGAACAACGGTCATCACAAACCCACCCCTATCATTACCAACGGAGCCCCAACGCCACTCAAAGAGAAGGCTGAGAGTGAGCGTCTAGGGGTCAAGGTGCTCAGCTACCCCCAGTACTGCCGCTTCCGCTCCCTGCAGAGGCGCATCCAGGACGAGGTAGGGTTGGGGCTCCAGAACCCCCATTTGCTGGCCCTGGGAGGGATCAAGGTggcccaacacaacacacaggtcCTCTACTGCcgggataccttcaaccaccccACCCTGGACAGCAACACCAGTGTCTGGACACAACTGG GATGCACCTCTCTTAGCTTGAAGGGGCGACCCCGCAAGAGGAGAGGCAGGCCAGAAGGCCAGAAAGCTGTGGAGCCACCAGCCCTCAACCAATCAGAGTCCTGGATAGAGAGAATGAAG GAGAATGTGATGGGCAGTGTGGAGATGCACTGTGAGGAGGCCTGTCTCCCCCACTCTGATGAGCAGCTGTTCCTGGATCAACTCTACTGCTACATGGAGAGCTGCGGCTCACCCATCAGCAAGGTGCCCAACCTCGGCTTCAAGAAGA TTGACCTGTTTGTCATGTACTCTGTAGTCAAACGGCTGGGCGGCCATGAGAGG GTGACGTCCCAGCGTCTGTGGAAGAAAGTGTATAATGAACTAGGAGGAAGCCCGGGCAGCACCAGCGCTGCCACCTGCACCCGGAGGCACTATGAGAG GCTGATGCTTCCCTATGAGGAACACATAAATGGAAGAGGAGCAGAACTCAAACTCCCAGCATCCACTGGGCCTATCCGGGGCAGGGGGAGGAGACCGCTGGTGAAGAGGACTGCAACCCCCACCCCTCTTCCA acTATTTCTCCAGACGGTGTGGTGGTAGTGAAGAGGGGCAGGGGCAGACCTCCAGGCAAAAAGAACCAAGCCAAACTTCTAGCTTCCAAGGCCAGTCCAGTGGTCCTATctcccccagccaaacccagccTGGACCTGGGGTCCCAACCCCTGCAGGACCCCTCTCTCCAGTCCCTGTCTGTGTTCCAGGGGCTAAACCTGGCCAACATGCCACTAACCCCAGACCTGTCCCCAATGTCtgcccccttcctccccctcctgccCAAAATGGAGAGGGAGGTAAAGGTGGCGAATGGGGATACTCTAGCACCATCACCCACTCTGTCTCCTGCAAATCTCCTGTCTGATCTCCCCAGGCTCCACGCAGGGGGCTCCCTAGGAGGGTTCAGGCCCTCTAAAGGCCTCTGTCCCCTGGATCTCTTTAGGAGCCGACTGGGCCTCAATAGCTTGGACAGCCCTAGTCTAAACACCCAGGACCCTGCCTCCCACCAGCCCTCTAGCTTCCACCTCCAGGCCAAGGCAGGGAGCTCAGACACCCCCCTTCCCAATGGGGACCAGCCCCATCCGCAGTCTCACCACCAGCCCCACCACCAGTGCTTGGGGTGTGGGCTTGATGAAGCAACCCAGGGGGGGGGCAGCAGCAGTACCAGCACCAGGGAGGGCCGTAGCAGCCGGCCTCCCCTGCCCCCTCTCCGGGTCCTACCCCTGGATCTGGACTGCAGCCTGCAGGTGCGCCAGCTGATGCATACACGGCTGGGCTTGGCCCAGCTTCACTCCTTCACCAAGCGGCTGTCGGAGGTCTTAGCCCAGGACCTGAATGGCAAGCCCTGTCTACCCATCACCCCTCCCCCAGAGCAGGCCCTACCGCTCAACCTCAGCAAGCGCTCCACCACCAGAAGATCTGCCTCTGATACTGGCTCCAGGATGGCTGCAGGGGATCAGGAAAACGGTGACACCACACTCCCCTTAGCTAAAAGGCATAGAATGGAGTCGTGCGAGGAGGCTGAGGACCTGAGCTCACCCAGCAGGGCCAGGGCTTTCCTCCTGGAGCTGCCTTGTCACACCACCAGCCCAGACATCaattctccacctccacctcccccgcTCTGCCTCACCGAGTCTGGGGAGGGTTCTGGAGACACCCCTCTGGGAGAACCAGGGCAGGACGTCTGA
- the LOC106568008 gene encoding AT-rich interactive domain-containing protein 5B isoform X2 yields the protein MLLWEDQAQCHLLASSRLYFLPEDTPKGRTREHGEDEVLAVSKKIVVRVEDLVRWTCPEPQGWKGGSQKSSRNNGHHKPTPIITNGAPTPLKEKAESERLGVKVLSYPQYCRFRSLQRRIQDEVGLGLQNPHLLALGGIKVAQHNTQVLYCRDTFNHPTLDSNTSVWTQLGCTSLSLKGRPRKRRGRPEGQKAVEPPALNQSESWIERMKENVMGSVEMHCEEACLPHSDEQLFLDQLYCYMESCGSPISKVPNLGFKKIDLFVMYSVVKRLGGHERVTSQRLWKKVYNELGGSPGSTSAATCTRRHYERLMLPYEEHINGRGAELKLPASTGPIRGRGRRPLVKRTATPTPLPTISPDGVVVVKRGRGRPPGKKNQAKLLASKASPVVLSPPAKPSLDLGSQPLQDPSLQSLSVFQGLNLANMPLTPDLSPMSAPFLPLLPKMEREVKVANGDTLAPSPTLSPANLLSDLPRLHAGGSLGGFRPSKGLCPLDLFRSRLGLNSLDSPSLNTQDPASHQPSSFHLQAKAGSSDTPLPNGDQPHPQSHHQPHHQCLGCGLDEATQGGGSSSTSTREGRSSRPPLPPLRVLPLDLDCSLQVRQLMHTRLGLAQLHSFTKRLSEVLAQDLNGKPCLPITPPPEQALPLNLSKRSTTRRSASDTGSRMAAGDQENGDTTLPLAKRHRMESCEEAEDLSSPSRARAFLLELPCHTTSPDINSPPPPPPLCLTESGEGSGDTPLGEPGQDV from the exons ATGTTACTGTGGGAGGACCAGGCCCAGTGCCATCTGCTGGCCAGCTCCAGACTGTACTTCCTCCCTGAGGATACTCCCAAAGGCAGAACCAGAGAGCATGGAGAG gATGAGGTGTTGGCTGTCTCTAAGAAGATAGTGGTGCGGGTGGAGGATCTGGTGAGGTGGACCTGTCCGGAACCTCAAGGGTGGAAAGGAGGCAGCCAGAAGTCCAGCAGGAACAACGGTCATCACAAACCCACCCCTATCATTACCAACGGAGCCCCAACGCCACTCAAAGAGAAGGCTGAGAGTGAGCGTCTAGGGGTCAAGGTGCTCAGCTACCCCCAGTACTGCCGCTTCCGCTCCCTGCAGAGGCGCATCCAGGACGAGGTAGGGTTGGGGCTCCAGAACCCCCATTTGCTGGCCCTGGGAGGGATCAAGGTggcccaacacaacacacaggtcCTCTACTGCcgggataccttcaaccaccccACCCTGGACAGCAACACCAGTGTCTGGACACAACTGG GATGCACCTCTCTTAGCTTGAAGGGGCGACCCCGCAAGAGGAGAGGCAGGCCAGAAGGCCAGAAAGCTGTGGAGCCACCAGCCCTCAACCAATCAGAGTCCTGGATAGAGAGAATGAAG GAGAATGTGATGGGCAGTGTGGAGATGCACTGTGAGGAGGCCTGTCTCCCCCACTCTGATGAGCAGCTGTTCCTGGATCAACTCTACTGCTACATGGAGAGCTGCGGCTCACCCATCAGCAAGGTGCCCAACCTCGGCTTCAAGAAGA TTGACCTGTTTGTCATGTACTCTGTAGTCAAACGGCTGGGCGGCCATGAGAGG GTGACGTCCCAGCGTCTGTGGAAGAAAGTGTATAATGAACTAGGAGGAAGCCCGGGCAGCACCAGCGCTGCCACCTGCACCCGGAGGCACTATGAGAG GCTGATGCTTCCCTATGAGGAACACATAAATGGAAGAGGAGCAGAACTCAAACTCCCAGCATCCACTGGGCCTATCCGGGGCAGGGGGAGGAGACCGCTGGTGAAGAGGACTGCAACCCCCACCCCTCTTCCA acTATTTCTCCAGACGGTGTGGTGGTAGTGAAGAGGGGCAGGGGCAGACCTCCAGGCAAAAAGAACCAAGCCAAACTTCTAGCTTCCAAGGCCAGTCCAGTGGTCCTATctcccccagccaaacccagccTGGACCTGGGGTCCCAACCCCTGCAGGACCCCTCTCTCCAGTCCCTGTCTGTGTTCCAGGGGCTAAACCTGGCCAACATGCCACTAACCCCAGACCTGTCCCCAATGTCtgcccccttcctccccctcctgccCAAAATGGAGAGGGAGGTAAAGGTGGCGAATGGGGATACTCTAGCACCATCACCCACTCTGTCTCCTGCAAATCTCCTGTCTGATCTCCCCAGGCTCCACGCAGGGGGCTCCCTAGGAGGGTTCAGGCCCTCTAAAGGCCTCTGTCCCCTGGATCTCTTTAGGAGCCGACTGGGCCTCAATAGCTTGGACAGCCCTAGTCTAAACACCCAGGACCCTGCCTCCCACCAGCCCTCTAGCTTCCACCTCCAGGCCAAGGCAGGGAGCTCAGACACCCCCCTTCCCAATGGGGACCAGCCCCATCCGCAGTCTCACCACCAGCCCCACCACCAGTGCTTGGGGTGTGGGCTTGATGAAGCAACCCAGGGGGGGGGCAGCAGCAGTACCAGCACCAGGGAGGGCCGTAGCAGCCGGCCTCCCCTGCCCCCTCTCCGGGTCCTACCCCTGGATCTGGACTGCAGCCTGCAGGTGCGCCAGCTGATGCATACACGGCTGGGCTTGGCCCAGCTTCACTCCTTCACCAAGCGGCTGTCGGAGGTCTTAGCCCAGGACCTGAATGGCAAGCCCTGTCTACCCATCACCCCTCCCCCAGAGCAGGCCCTACCGCTCAACCTCAGCAAGCGCTCCACCACCAGAAGATCTGCCTCTGATACTGGCTCCAGGATGGCTGCAGGGGATCAGGAAAACGGTGACACCACACTCCCCTTAGCTAAAAGGCATAGAATGGAGTCGTGCGAGGAGGCTGAGGACCTGAGCTCACCCAGCAGGGCCAGGGCTTTCCTCCTGGAGCTGCCTTGTCACACCACCAGCCCAGACATCaattctccacctccacctcccccgcTCTGCCTCACCGAGTCTGGGGAGGGTTCTGGAGACACCCCTCTGGGAGAACCAGGGCAGGACGTCTGA